The Pygocentrus nattereri isolate fPygNat1 chromosome 2, fPygNat1.pri, whole genome shotgun sequence genome has a window encoding:
- the mrps14 gene encoding 28S ribosomal protein S14, mitochondrial: MAACAMLRCGLGILESTLMVTKQACSRSLGVLEQVRGYYVDWRMLRDVKRRQMAYEFADTRLRINAIRKNTLLPKELQEVADKEIAALPRDSCPVRIRNRCVMTSRPRGVKRRWRVSRIVFRHLADHNQMSGIQRAMW; encoded by the exons ATGGCCGCCTGCGCGATGCTTAGATGTGGGTTGGGGATCCTTGAGTCAACGTTAATGGTCACTAAACAG GCATGCAGCAGGTCACTTGGAGTATTGGAGCAGGTCAGAGGGTATTATGTTGACTGGAGAATGTTACGGGATGTGAAGAGAAGGCAAATGGCCTACGAGTTTGCAGACACAAGATTACGCATCAATGCCATCAGAAAAAACACTCTTTTACCTAAAGAGTTACAG GAGGTAGCTGATAAAGAAATTGCAGCCTTGCCCCGAGACAGTTGCCCGGTACGCATCCGCAACAGGTGTGTGATGACATCACGGCCGCGGGGAGTGAAACGCAGGTGGCGTGTGAGCCGTATTGTCTTTAGACACCTAGCAGACCACAACCAGATGTCTGGGATACAGAGGGCTATGTGGTGA